Part of the Persephonella hydrogeniphila genome is shown below.
TCCATGGATAGCATAGTTAGGCATATAGTCCTTTGTACCTGTTGAAGATATAGCTATAATTTTTCCCTCTCTTCCTTCCATAAGTGGAACAGCCCTTTGAACTCCCCAGATGAATCCCATAACTGTTATATCAAATATCCTCCTTGTTCCCCTTTCTTTTAATCTCATAAAGGGGGCAAAACCACCTACAACTTCTCTTCCTGAAGCAACAGCATTGCTAACAAATATATCTAAATACCCAAATTTTTCTTTTATCTCATCAAAAGCTCTATCTATATCCTCTTTTTTTCCAAAATCTCCCTGTATCGCGTACCCTTTCACACCGTGATTCTCTATTTCCTTTACTGTCTCTTCTGCTTTTTCTTTGTTTTTGTAGTAGTTTATAACAACATCTGCTCCCATTTCTGCAAGTTTTAAGGCTATAGCCCTTCCAATACCTCTACTACCTCCTGTTATAAATGCAAGTTTTCCTTCAAGCTCTCTACAGGCCATTTACTTCCTCCTAATGGTGTTCATTTTTCTTTATTTTTTCTAAAAATTTCTTCAAAAGAACTTCACCATGATAGCCTTCCTCAACTAAATCCATAAATATCCTCATTTCTTCA
Proteins encoded:
- a CDS encoding SDR family oxidoreductase — translated: MACRELEGKLAFITGGSRGIGRAIALKLAEMGADVVINYYKNKEKAEETVKEIENHGVKGYAIQGDFGKKEDIDRAFDEIKEKFGYLDIFVSNAVASGREVVGGFAPFMRLKERGTRRIFDITVMGFIWGVQRAVPLMEGREGKIIAISSTGTKDYMPNYAIHGAAKSALEALVRYAAVEFGEKGINVNTVSGGPIDTEAIQLFPNYEEVKAGTIKLTPLGRMGTPEDIAGVVGFLCTPDAQWIQGQTIIVDGGLSLVRGR